In the Malania oleifera isolate guangnan ecotype guangnan chromosome 1, ASM2987363v1, whole genome shotgun sequence genome, one interval contains:
- the LOC131166741 gene encoding myb-related protein 306-like, producing the protein MLVLSSFDSLVALFLLFGQSVFFTSPLPPALLRVLFLYMHIGKPSFLRSSFVSGQYLCLKIREREKEKWRIALGIAAREKRSIEDEHKNLTQEERERESNLVDMGRPPCCDKIGVKKGPWTPEEDIMLVSYIQEHGPGNWRAVPTNTGLLRCSKSCRLRWTNYLRPGIKRGNFTDHEEKMIIHLQALLGNRWAAIASYLPQRTDNDIKNYWNTHLKKKLKKLQSDNSDGHSATGDGSSAASQPISRGQWEKRLQTDIHTARQALCEALSLEKPSALTEFKPLSTGHNAYTKPIQASAYASSTENIARLLQGWMKTSPKTSSTCTENSIYNATGNDSTSSTEGSAQEKPENCYAVTGSHGLSRPFESLFGFESFDSSNSDLSQPMSPDASLLQDESKPMVPGGNVPLSLLEKWLFDEGCAQGKEDFLGMSLDENADLF; encoded by the exons ATGCTGGTGCTGTCATCTTTTGACTCCCTGGTTgcccttttccttctttttggTCAGAGCGTCTTCTTCACCTCCCCCCTCCCTCCTGCCCTCCTACGGGTCCTTTTTCTATATATGCACATAGGCAAACCTTCTTTCCTTCGAAGCTCATTTGTCTCAGGTCAATATTTGTGTCTTAAAATTagggaaagagagaaagaaaagtgGCGAATAGCTTTAGGTATAGCTGCGAGGGAGAAGAGATCCATCGAAGACGAACATAAAAATCTCAcacaagaagagagagagagagagagcaatttgGTGGATATGGGAAGACCACCTTGCTGTGACAAAATAGGGGTGAAGAAAGGGCCATGGACACCTGAAGAAGATATCATGTTGGTTTCTTATATTCAAGAGCACGGTCCTGGGAATTGGAGGGCTGTTCCTACTAACACAG GGTTGCTGAGATGCAGCAAGAGTTGCAGGCTTAGATGGACTAATTACCTTAGGCCGGGCATCAAAAGAGGCAACTTCACAGACCATGAGGAGAAGATGATAATTCATCTCCAAGCTCTCTTGGGCAATAG ATGGGCAGCCATAGCCTCGTACCTCCCTCAGAGAACAGACAACGACATTAAGAACTACTGGAACACCCACTTGAAGAAGAAGCTCAAAAAGCTTCAATCAGACAATAGTGATGGCCATAGTGCTACAGGAGATGGTTCCTCGGCAGCTTCACAGCCAATTTCAAGAGGCCAGTGGGAGAAAAGGCTCCAAACTGACATTCACACGGCCAGACAAGCCCTTTGTGAGGCCTTGTCCTTGGAGAAACCCAGCGCTTTGACAGAATTCAAGCCTCTCAGCACTGGCCACAATGCATACACCAAACCAATCCAAGCTTCGGCTTATGCGTCGAGCACCGAGAACATAGCCCGGTTGCTCCAGGGATGGATGAAAACATCCCCCAAAACGAGCTCCACTTGCACTGAGAATTCGATCTACAACGCGACGGGAAATGATTCAACTTCTAGCACTGAAGGGTCTGCTCAGGAAAAGCCAGAGAATTGCTACGCTGTTACTGGGAGTCATGGATTGTCTAGGCCATTCGAGTCGCTGTTTGGGTTTGAGTCTTTCGACTCTTCGAACTCTGATTTGTCCCAGCCCATGTCGCCCGACGCTAGCCTCCTCCAAGACGAGAGCAAGCCTATGGTTCCCGGCGGCAATGTCCCGCTGTCATTGCTTGAGAAGTGGTTGTTCGATGAAGGCTGTGCTCAGGGGAAAGAGGACTTTCTTGGCATGTCATTAGATGAAAACGCAGATTTGTTCTGA